In Paenibacillus sonchi, a single genomic region encodes these proteins:
- a CDS encoding PQQ-dependent sugar dehydrogenase — protein sequence MFRKKCLTRMWLLGGSCIIGVGLLSACMNSASPEVNETGMGAGGNHPAMTPAASANSKPVPSAAEPSEGGGGNPENTQPALSSSAFPYTAQTLASGLNVPWEMAFAPDGRIFFTERPGTLRVFEEGELRKNPLLELPAPFISEGEGGLLGFALDPAFEDNGFAYAYHSYRSDSGGVENRVLRLSISGSKAGIDKVLLDSIPGDANHNGGRIKFGPDGYLYITTGERYEPELAQDQESLGGKILRISKDGSIPADNPFRDSPVYSRGHRNPQGLAWQPESGVLYSSEHGQSSHDEINIIEAGSNYGWPLIEGDEAGTGRGEQMKLPLLHSGEETWAPSGMAFITQGPWSGELLVANLAGQQLLHVSPGTGDKKPSAEALFQGKWGRIRNVAEGPDGTLYVMTNNRDGRGSPGTADDQLIALKPNWK from the coding sequence ATGTTTCGTAAAAAATGCCTTACCCGCATGTGGCTGCTAGGCGGCTCATGCATTATAGGGGTTGGACTGCTGAGCGCCTGCATGAATTCTGCCTCACCGGAGGTTAACGAAACCGGAATGGGCGCCGGGGGCAACCACCCTGCGATGACACCTGCCGCATCCGCTAATTCTAAGCCAGTGCCATCAGCAGCCGAACCGTCAGAAGGCGGAGGGGGGAACCCGGAGAATACGCAGCCTGCCTTATCTTCTTCGGCCTTTCCGTACACGGCCCAAACATTGGCCAGCGGTTTGAATGTTCCATGGGAGATGGCCTTCGCGCCGGATGGGCGGATCTTTTTCACCGAACGGCCCGGCACCTTGCGTGTATTTGAAGAAGGTGAGCTGAGGAAGAATCCGCTGCTGGAGCTCCCGGCGCCTTTTATCAGCGAAGGCGAAGGCGGGCTGTTGGGCTTTGCGCTGGATCCGGCTTTTGAAGACAACGGTTTCGCTTATGCCTACCATTCATACCGCAGTGACAGCGGCGGCGTGGAGAACCGGGTGCTGCGGTTAAGCATCAGCGGGAGCAAGGCCGGGATCGACAAGGTTCTGCTGGACAGCATTCCCGGTGATGCCAACCACAACGGCGGACGGATCAAATTCGGGCCTGACGGTTATCTGTATATCACTACCGGCGAAAGGTATGAGCCGGAGCTGGCGCAGGATCAGGAGAGCCTGGGCGGCAAAATCCTGCGCATTTCCAAAGACGGCTCCATCCCGGCGGATAATCCGTTCCGTGATTCTCCCGTCTACAGCCGGGGGCACCGCAATCCGCAGGGGCTGGCCTGGCAGCCGGAGAGCGGAGTTCTCTACAGCTCGGAACACGGCCAATCGAGCCATGACGAGATCAACATTATTGAGGCCGGGAGCAATTATGGATGGCCGCTGATCGAAGGCGATGAGGCCGGAACCGGGAGGGGGGAGCAGATGAAGCTTCCGCTGCTGCATAGCGGGGAGGAGACTTGGGCGCCGTCAGGAATGGCTTTTATTACCCAGGGGCCATGGAGCGGCGAACTGCTTGTGGCGAATCTGGCCGGACAGCAGCTGCTTCATGTTTCACCGGGTACGGGAGATAAGAAACCTTCGGCGGAAGCTTTGTTTCAGGGAAAATGGGGGCGTATCCGCAACGTGGCCGAAGGGCCGGACGGCACGCTCTACGTGATGACCAATAACCGGGATGGCAGAGGCAGCCCTGGCACAGCGGACGATCAGCTGATCGCTTTGAAGCCCAATTGGAAGTGA